A window of the Cryptomeria japonica unplaced genomic scaffold, Sugi_1.0 HiC_scaffold_78, whole genome shotgun sequence genome harbors these coding sequences:
- the LOC131864156 gene encoding disease resistance protein Roq1-like, translated as MDILNKSDNSLIIVTTRDVGVLVTAGITVAYNLKGMGRDDGRELFCWHAFDRPYPESEYEELVNSFVELCGGLPLSLQVLGRHVHGRNGSYWRLELIKVGKLLPRDVKKRLRISFDALENEQKEIFMDIACFFIGKPKSIAERVWEGSGWNPQHALETLKDKCLLERQEILKYEGPVLRMHDHLRDLGREMAIEFSPPHRLWRPQDLKSLESKGFDNILANTNFRCFHSIFDKSMGSQVTFFLSQPKNCSEMSASLLWLQLQPNSTEQPSIPSWIPLQNLQCLKIEHGQFKKLWNDSIQAPSELKELQLSQTSLKEFPDLLGISKDSLENLLENGEESSISKASMNSLEKLEIKISGEKCVSKILISSTDYPNLRSLKLHGMENLMEVNLIRVEKLSCLDIRNCRKLKTLTGTSDLKNLELLHVSQCPDLEFESLCLRDMKCLKRASFGKHVKLKTFELYGCQNLKTTEFSCEKLVDLSIRDCPKLKNLPDLIGPSCLERILIDGCGKFENLKLDGCRNLRSVTGNFEPTKLYICGSPQLKELPVLATLTSLSIKCCKDLQRVSGTGDFMELTELIISECPTLEKLPSLARLSFMEKFMIESCEKLQNISGIEELNASEYMRLCYCSNAVIWNCIHKLKSVPRRMDMIARAAQGAESLLNESLFSDARIDAHAVTDIVQFGAENSDDEDSDDERRNGKVLSAVFVCFVVEVDSFTSVNDINQALPQNAFRLEVREGGWIITMVESDDWGHSSYCKKVSDVLRRYGVMKKGFRVELKKYEESKSLEVLHKIVDKLHHGCRAMVLRRRR; from the exons ATGGATATATTGAATAAATCAGATAATAGTCTGATTATCGTCACAACCCGTGACGTTGGAGTACTTGTAACAGCAGGAATTACTGTTGCTTATAATTTGAAAGGAATGGGTAGAGATGATGGCAGAGAACTATTCTGTTGGCATGCCTTCGACAGACCCTATCCGGAGAGCGAGTATGAGGAGTTGGTTAACTCCTTCGTAGAGTTGTGTGGAGGGCTACCTCTATCTCTTCAAGTTCTGGGCAGGCATGTTCATGGTCGAAATGGTAGTTATTGGAGGTTAGAACTGATTAAAGTTGGTAAGCTGCTTCCTCGGGACGTGAAGAAAAGGCTGAGAATTAGTTTTGATGCATTGGAGAATGAACAAAAAGAGATTTTCATGGATATCGCTTGCTTTTTTATAGGCAAACCGAAGAGTATAGCAGAAAGAGTCTGGGAGGGATCAGGATGGAACCCTCAGCATGCACTGGAAACACTCAAAGATAAGTGTCTTTTAGAaagacaagaaattttgaagtatGAAGGACCTGTACTGAGAATGCATGACCACCTGAGGGACTTGGGCAGAGAAATGGCAATCGAGTTCAGCCCTCCACATCGCCTGTGGCGTCCTCAAGATCTGAAATCCTTG GAATCAAAGGGTTTCGACAACATACTCGCCAACACCAATTTCAGGTGTTTCCATTCCATTTTCGACAAGTCCATGGGCTCTCAAGTTACATTCTTTTTaagccaaccgaaaaattgttctGAGATGTCAGCTTCCTTACTATGGCTTCAGCTTCAGCCCAATTCCACAGAACAACCAAGCATCCCTTCATGGATTCCTCTTCAAAATTTGCAGTGTTTGAAAATCGAGCACGGACAATTCAAAAAGTTGTGGAACGATAGCATACAG GCACCGTCCGAGTTGAAAGAGCTACAACTTTCTCAGACCTCTTTGAAAGAGTTTCCAGATTTATTAGGAATATCAAAAGAcagtttagaaaatttgttagaaaaTGGGGAAGAGTCTAGTATATCTAAGGCCTCGATGAATAGCCTTGAAAAGCTAGAGATAAAGATCAGCGGTGAAAAATGTGTATCCAAGATACTAATCAGCAGTACTGATTATCCCAACCTTAGGTCCTTGAAACTTCATGGCATGGAAAATCTTATGGAAGTGAATTTAATAAGGGTAGAGAAATTAAGTTGTCTTGATATTAGGAATTGCAGAAAACTCAAAACATTGACAGGAACATCTGATCTGAAAAATCTTGAGCTGTTACACGTCAGTCAATGTCCAGACCtcgagtttgagtccttgtgtctCAGGGATATGAAGTGTCTGAAGAGGGCAAGTTTTGGTAAGCATGTGAAGCTGAAAACTTTTGAATTGTATGGTTGCCAAAATTTAAAAACAACAGAGTTTTCTTGTGAAAAGCTTGTAGATTTAAGCATTCGGGACTGTCCGAAGCTTAAGAATTTGCCAGATTTAATAGGTCCAAGTTGCCTGGAGAGGATTCTAATTGATGGATGTGGGAAGTTCGAAAACCTTAAATTGGATGGTTGTCGAAATTTGAGAAGTGTGACAGGTAACTTTGAGCCAACAAAGTTGTACATCTGTGGCTCTCCTCAGCTTAAGGAGTTGCCAGTTCTCGCCACGCTCACCAGTCTGTCTATAAAATGTTGCAAAGATTTGCAAAGAGTATCAGGAACTGGTGATTTTATGGAGCTTACTGAGCTGATAATTAGTGAGTGTCCTACGCTTGAGAAGTTGCCAAGTCTTGCGAGATTGAGCTTCATGGAGAAATTTATGATCGAGTCTTGTGAGAAACTGCAGAATATATCAGGTATTGAAGAGTTGAATGCATCCGAATATATGAGACTTTGTTATTGCAGCAATGCAGTAATATGGAATTGCATTCATAAGTTAAAG AGTGTGCCAAGGAGAATGGATATGATTGCAAGAGCGGCGCAGGGAGCTGAGTCACTTTTAAACGAGTCTCTGTTTTCTGACGCTCGTATTGACGCTCATGCAGTCACTGACATCGTTCAATTTGGTGCTGAAAACAGTGATGACGAGGACAGTGACGATGAGAGGAGAAATGGGAAAGTATTGAGTGCAGTTTTTGTATGTTTTGTGGTCGAGGTTGATAGCTTTACTTCAGTAAATGATATAAATCAAGCACTTCCACAGAATGCGTTCAGACTTGAGGTGCGTGAAGGAGGATGGATAATTACAATGGTAGAGTCTGATGATTGGGGCCACTCTTCTTATTGTAAGAAAGTTTCAGATGTTTTGAGGAGGTATGGAGTGATGAAAAAAGGGTTTCGAGTGGAGCTGAAGAAATATGAAGAGTCGAAAAGTTTGGAAGTTTTACATAAAATTGTTGATAAGCTACATCATGGGTGCAGAGCGATGGTTTTGCGGAGAAGAAGATAA